Genomic window (Nitrospirales bacterium LBB_01):
CCTGGCATCAGTTATGTTGATAGCACATTTGCATGAATTGACGACTTTATAACCACACCCCATCCTATTTCTTCAGATTGTCAGTGTCGTTTTTTTTGCTAACATCATCATTAGGAGAGCACGTCTCCTGGTGGCTGGTCGCTCAGGTTCGTATCCCAAACTTAGGGAAGATAAAAACCTGAAGCACTATCCAGAGTACCAAAAAACCCAACAAAAGCCACGCATCAGACATTAACTCTTTTCCTTTGCAGCTTTTGAAGACTTACTTGCAGTCTCGTAATCAACAAACTCAATGACTGCCATCTCTGCCTGATCTTTCAACCTACGGCGCGTCCTTACTATCCTCAAATAGCCGCCGTTTCTATCGCTGAAGCGTGGGGCTATGTCTGAAAACAACTTAGCTACCGTCTTTCTGCATGGAACATCTGAAAAAGCTATACGCTTTGCGTGTAAATCCCCACGCTTACCCAAAGTTACCATTTTCTCAGCCATACCCCTTATTGCTTTTGCCTTCGTAATCGTCGTCTCTATTCTTTCGTATTCTATCAAAGCAACCAGCAGACTTCTAAACAATGCCTTGCGCTGATTTGCTGTTCTGTTAAAATGCCTTGTAGCTATTTTGTGGCGCATCACTTCCCTCCATTTTTAGCCAATAATTCCTTCTTTACCGTATCCATATCTATTTTCATGTTAAAATCCAGTCCCAGACTCAAAAGCACATCCCTGATTTCATCCAGTGATTTCTTGCCAAAGTTCTTCATCTTCAGCATTTCGTTGTCACTCCTTTGGACAAGATCATAGATGTACTTTACATCAGCATTTTTTAAACAATTCTGACTCCTTACTGAAAACTCAAGCTCATCAACTGTCTTTACAAGATTTTTGTATAAATCTCTTGTTGCAGACGATGTTGACTGCTCATGACTCTGATGGTTCGCTGCAGAATCATCATCCACTGCCTTCTCAGAAGCCGACTCATCCTCGGGCACATTCGCAATCTCTGTTGAGTCATCAACATCCGAAACAAAGTTAAAATATCCCATATGCTTGGTCAAAATTGCTGTTGCCGTACTTACTGCTTCTTTTGGACTTAAATTCCCATCTGTCCATATCTCAAGAATCAGCTTATCATAATCAGTGGCTTTGCCGACCCTTGTCTTTTCAACATTAAGCACCACCTTTTTAATTGGTGTAAACACTGCATCTACTGCTATGAAACCAATCGGCGCTCCTTCTTTTTTTAAATCCTCGGCTTGCTTATACCCGCGTCCTTTGTTTATTGTAAGCTCTGCTGTGAACTCAGCATCATTGTCCAGGGTAGCTATATGAGCTTCAGGGTTTAAAAGCTCCAAAACCGAATCAGCCTCTATATCCTTTGCCGTTACCTCCCCTTTACCTGAAACATTTATCCTCGCTGTTATCTCAGTGTCAGCGTGCAGTTTAAATCTCAACTTTTTCAGATTGAGAATTATCTCTACAACATCCTCTTTAACGCCCTTTACGGTAGAGAACTCATGAAACACACCATCTATCTTAACAGAAGTTATGGCGGCACCTTCTATTGAAGACAGCAACACTCTTCTTAAGGCATTGCCAATTGTTATGCCATAACCTCGTTCCAATGGTTCAGCAATCAATTTGCCATACGTCTGAGAATATGTTTCCTCTTCCAAGTAAACATTTTCCGGCAGCTGAAAACCACTATTTTCAAGAAACATATTGCCTCCGTTCATCTATCTTGAATAAAACTCTACTATTAATTGTTCCTTGGCGACAAGCGGAATATCATCTCTCTGTGGCACATGCAGTACCTTGCCGCTTAACGACGCTCCATCTAATTGCAGCCATGTCGGCACACCAGCGTGTTGCGCCTTTGACACATTTTCCTCAAACATTGCTACAGTCTTACTCTTTTCAAAAACCGCTACAGTGTCCCCTGCCTTCAATCTGTATGAAGGAATGTTGACCTTCCTGCCATTTACGACAAAATGCCCATGGTTAACCATCTGTCTTGCCTGATTTCTGTTTGAAGCAAAACCAAGC
Coding sequences:
- the rplQ gene encoding 50S ribosomal protein L17, producing the protein MRHKIATRHFNRTANQRKALFRSLLVALIEYERIETTITKAKAIRGMAEKMVTLGKRGDLHAKRIAFSDVPCRKTVAKLFSDIAPRFSDRNGGYLRIVRTRRRLKDQAEMAVIEFVDYETASKSSKAAKEKS
- a CDS encoding DNA-directed RNA polymerase subunit alpha, whose translation is MFLENSGFQLPENVYLEEETYSQTYGKLIAEPLERGYGITIGNALRRVLLSSIEGAAITSVKIDGVFHEFSTVKGVKEDVVEIILNLKKLRFKLHADTEITARINVSGKGEVTAKDIEADSVLELLNPEAHIATLDNDAEFTAELTINKGRGYKQAEDLKKEGAPIGFIAVDAVFTPIKKVVLNVEKTRVGKATDYDKLILEIWTDGNLSPKEAVSTATAILTKHMGYFNFVSDVDDSTEIANVPEDESASEKAVDDDSAANHQSHEQSTSSATRDLYKNLVKTVDELEFSVRSQNCLKNADVKYIYDLVQRSDNEMLKMKNFGKKSLDEIRDVLLSLGLDFNMKIDMDTVKKELLAKNGGK